One genomic window of Archaeoglobus neptunius includes the following:
- a CDS encoding methylated-DNA--[protein]-cysteine S-methyltransferase, protein MSFSVCWDRIYFNVVVRDGSVIRSFFSAAPAFDMSDGEYRSQIEEYFEGTRKKLKIPLNIEVSDFTRKVLKEVSRIPYGKTLSYSEIAEKLKSSPRAVGQAVKRNPVPVIIPCHRVVAKNGLGGYSSGLRIKMKLLELEFKNLKN, encoded by the coding sequence ATGAGCTTTTCGGTTTGCTGGGACAGAATATACTTCAACGTGGTCGTGAGAGATGGTTCCGTAATTCGATCCTTTTTTTCCGCTGCCCCCGCTTTCGACATGTCTGACGGTGAGTACAGATCCCAGATAGAGGAGTACTTCGAAGGCACGAGAAAAAAGCTCAAGATACCATTGAACATTGAAGTTTCGGATTTCACCCGTAAGGTGCTGAAGGAGGTTTCCAGAATACCGTACGGGAAGACACTGAGTTACTCAGAAATTGCAGAAAAACTGAAATCTTCACCACGAGCTGTAGGTCAGGCTGTTAAAAGGAATCCCGTCCCCGTCATCATTCCGTGTCATCGTGTTGTGGCAAAGAACGGGCTTGGCGGATATTCCAGCGGGTTAAGAATCAAGATGAAACTGCTTGAGCTGGAATTCAAAAATTTAAAAAATTAG
- a CDS encoding rubrerythrin family protein codes for MSTDENLRNAYAGESQAMVRYKIFAEIARNKGLEGVARVFEAASFSEFIHAKNHLRVLEDLNDVKKNLETAHAGETYEITEMYPKFYEEALKEGNKRATSSIRWALETEKVHAEIFKKLIESGEDFEGKIYVCPVCGYAMEGEPPETCPLCNTSRDRFVEF; via the coding sequence GTGAGTACGGATGAGAATTTAAGAAACGCATATGCGGGGGAAAGTCAGGCAATGGTCAGGTACAAAATATTTGCGGAGATTGCGAGAAATAAGGGACTGGAAGGTGTGGCAAGAGTATTTGAAGCAGCTTCCTTTTCAGAATTTATCCATGCCAAAAACCATTTGAGGGTTCTGGAGGACTTGAACGACGTTAAAAAGAATCTGGAAACAGCACATGCAGGAGAAACCTATGAGATTACGGAGATGTATCCAAAATTTTACGAGGAGGCTTTGAAGGAAGGGAACAAAAGGGCGACGTCAAGCATAAGGTGGGCTCTTGAAACGGAGAAAGTTCATGCAGAAATATTTAAAAAACTGATAGAGAGCGGAGAGGACTTTGAAGGCAAAATTTATGTCTGTCCTGTCTGCGGGTACGCAATGGAGGGCGAGCCACCGGAAACCTGTCCGCTGTGCAACACATCTAGGGATAGATTTGTTGAATTCTAA
- a CDS encoding MarR family transcriptional regulator, translating into MSDAKQLVLEAMKKAGKPVRPGEIAKETGLDSKEVSKIIKELKKEGLVHSPKRCYYAVKG; encoded by the coding sequence AGCGATGCGAAGCAGCTCGTGCTCGAAGCGATGAAGAAGGCTGGAAAACCTGTAAGACCGGGTGAGATAGCCAAGGAGACCGGACTAGACAGCAAGGAGGTGTCGAAAATTATAAAGGAACTCAAAAAAGAAGGTCTGGTCCACTCTCCTAAAAGATGCTATTATGCCGTTAAGGGGTGA